From a single Brassica oleracea var. oleracea cultivar TO1000 chromosome C5, BOL, whole genome shotgun sequence genomic region:
- the LOC106292459 gene encoding uncharacterized protein LOC106292459 isoform X2, whose protein sequence is MEHGLPSMKSIKSLKSFVKRRNNPQDVGKSGWKVKPFLALICTALLIFWYRTTNIQFEETELEEADYPFDMAMESEPVDAKLKGLPRGILQPRSDLELKPLWSSNSLRAKGVEMTNRNLLAVPVGIKQKGNVDAMVKKFLPANFTVVLFHYDGNMDKWWDLEWSSKAIHIVAQNQTKWWFAKRFLHPDVVSIYDYVFLWDEDLGVENFTPERYLKIVKVEGLEISQPALDRNSTEIHHKITLRSKTKKFHRFVEGMAPVFSRAAWFCTWNLIQNDLVHGWGMDMKLGYCAQGDRKMKVGIVDREYIFHQGIQTLGESVQSDKKTRARDVRTNRHGHTTFDSRTSIRRQSTWELQRFEERWKKAVEEDKNWIDPFSSSSKTKQKSNSVSNRRLKRGNTRRVKHKRSQETVTA, encoded by the exons ATGGAACATGGTTTGCCGTCTATGAAGTCGATCAAATCATTGAAGTCATTTGTCAAGAGAAGAAACAATCCTCAAGATGTT GGTAAATCCGGGTGGAAAGTGAAGCCCTTTCTGGCTCTCATATGTACAGCACTTTTGATCTTTTGGTATAGGACCACTAATATTCAATTCGAAGAGACAGAG CTAGAGGAAGCAGATTATCCCTTTGACATGGCAATG GAATCTGAACCAGTCGATGCGAAACTAAAAGGCTTGCCGCGTGGTATCTTACAGCCTAGATCGGACCTTGAACTAAAGCCTCTCTGGTCTAGTAATAGTTTAAGGGCAAAG GGTGTTGAAATGACTAACCGTAACTTGTTGGCCGTACCAGTAGGCATTAAGCAAAAGGGTAATGTCGACGCCATGGTAAAGAAG TTTCTTCCAGCGAATTTCACGGTTGTTCTTTTCCATTACGATGGAAATATGGATAAATGGTGGGATCTTGAGTGGAGTTCAAAGGCCATACATATAGTTGCACAGAACCAGACGAAATG GTGGTTTGCAAAACGATTTCTCCATCCGGACGTTGTATCCATTTATGATTATGTTTTTCTTTGGGATGAGGATCTTGGAGTTGAGAACTTCACACCAGAGAG GTACTTGAAGATAGTTAAGGTAGAAGGACTGGAGATATCTCAACCGGCTTTGGACCGAAACTCGACTGAAATCCACCACAAGATCACACTCCGTTCCAAAACAAAGAAATTTCATAG ATTTGTTGAAGGAATGGCTCCTGTGTTTTCAAGAGCTGCTTGGTTTTGCACTTGGAACCTTATACAG AATGATTTGGTTCATGGATGGGGAATGGATATGAAGCTTGGGTATTGTGCACAG GGAGACAGGAAGATGAAGGTAGGGATCGTGGATAGAGAGTACATCTTTCATCAAGGCATTCAAACTTTAGGGGAAAGTGTACAATCTGATAAGAAG ACCAGAGCTCGTGATGTTAGGACTAAC AGACATGGCCATACAACATTTGATTCAAGAACCTCG ATAAGGAGGCAGTCGACGTGGGAGCTTCAAAGGTTTGAAGAACGATGGAAAAAAGCGGTGGAAGAAGACAAGAACTGGATTGATCCATTTTCATCGAGCTCGAAGACAAAGCAGAAAAGTAACAGCGTTAGTAACAGAAGACTAAAGCGTGGTAACACTCGCAGGGTGAAGCATAAGAGAAGTCAAGAGACAGTTACAGCATAA
- the LOC106292464 gene encoding secretory carrier-associated membrane protein 5, which produces MAGRYDRNPFDEGDEVNPFANPGSVPAASSSRLSPLPPEPAGFGFGRTVDVPLDRPGSGAQDLKKKEKELQAKEAELKRREQDLKRKEDAAARAGIVIEVKNWPPLFPLIHHDIANEIPIRLQRLQYIAFSTYLGLVLALFWNVIAVTTAWIKGEGVTIWLLALIYFISGVPGGYVLWYRPLYRAFRNDSALSFGWFFLFYMLHIAFCVFAAVAPPVVFKGKSLAGILPALDMLSSQALVGIFYFIGFAFFCLESVVSIWVIQQVYMYFRGSGKADEMKRDAARGAMRAAV; this is translated from the exons ATGGCAGGTCGCTACGATCGGAACCCCTTCGACGAAGGAGACGAAGTCAATCCTTTTGCG AATCCCGGAAGTGTACCCGCTGCTTCGAGTTCCAGACTATCGCCTTTGCCTCCGGAACCTGCTGGTTTTGGTTTTGGTCGCACTGTTGACGTTCCTCTTGACAGACCAGGGTCTGGTGCCCAG GATCTGAAGAAGAAAGAGAAGGAGCTCCAAGCCAAAGAAGCTGAGCTTAAACGACGGGAGCAG GATCTCAAACGGAAAGAGGATGCTGCTGCACGAG CTGGAATTGTTATCGAGGTGAAAAACTGGCCGCCCTTGTTCCCTCTTATCCACCATGACATTGCAAATGAAATTCCCATTCGTCTCCAAAGGCTACAGTATATTGCTTTCTCAACATACTTGG GGTTGGTTCTTGCACTTTTCTGGAACGTCATCGCCGTTACTACAGCTTGGATCAAAGGAGAAG GAGTAACGATTTGGCTTCTTGCTCTTATTTACTTCATCTCGGGTGTCCCAGGAGGCTATGTGTTATGGTATCGTCCTCTCTACCGTGCCTTCAG AAATGATAGCGCATTGAGCTTTGGATGGTTTTTCTTGTTCTACATG CTCCACATAGCTTTCTGCGTCTTTGCTGCAGTTGCTCCTCCTGTTGTCTTCAAAGGAAAGTCACTTGC GGGCATATTACCTGCGCTAGATATGTTGAGCAGTCAGGCACTGGTCGGA ATCTTCTACTTCATCGGGTTTGCGTTTTTCTGCCTTGAATCAGTGGTCAGCATCTGGGTTATTCAG CAAGTATACATGTACTTCCGAGGGAGCGGGAAAGCAGATGAGATGAAAAGGGATGCTGCAAGAGGAGCAATGAGAGCTGCGGTTTGA
- the LOC106294179 gene encoding uncharacterized protein LOC106294179 yields MRLESSFKSLNQYRKKMFRRVKEAVMKTKKKKKQTMFQYDPSSYALNFDDGGEVPQRFSGDFKHGKITLIYVVSVKF; encoded by the coding sequence ATGAGACTGGAGAGTAGTTTCAAGTCGTTGAATCAGTACCGGAAGAAGATGTTCAGGAGAGTAAAGGAGGCGGTGATGAAGACGAAGAAGAAGAAGAAACAGACTATGTTTCAGTACGATCCATCTAGTTACGCCTTGAACTTCGACGATGGAGGAGAGGTTCCTCAAAGATTCTCCGGCGACTTTAAACACGGGAAGATAACTTTGATTTACGTTGTCTCTGTCAAATTTTGA
- the LOC106292463 gene encoding uncharacterized protein LOC106292463 translates to MASWIKPVLISTGVVAVAMQLKIIIVPVVALDFSRAPILFSSFLSWLKPPYLYVIINVIIVMIGFSSMYYRIITNPDGKDHEGSYGGDHKFHNHEQNVHRAQPRRSETAKHEDFSFVAETQPLEKEKETPEVVTEKLPEAVVKAEEEKMCLVVVAKPENPTPVEKPLVSARIGQRKMVKTTTAERNSLKALRVAKPKRQETLENTWKMITEGKPLTSYYRRPDTFGLGVEDSNKTKPFGLKNAETLTDRTKYYLSPAVSRSRNELNVRAEAFIKKCNDERFESMRQDTEVTRRGLSF, encoded by the exons ATGGCGTCATGGATTAAACCGGTGCTAATCTCTACCGGAGTTGTTGCCGTAGCTATGCAACTAAAAATCATCATTGTTCCTGTTGTGGCACTAGATTTCTCTCGAGCTCCCATCCTTTTCAGTTCCTTTCTCTCGTGGCTGAAACCACCATACCTCTACGTCATCATCAACGTCATCATCGTCATGATCGGATTTTCATCCATGTACTACCGGATCATCACAAACCCCGACGGCAAAGACCACGAGGGTTCATACGGCGGCGACCATAAGTTTCATAATCATGAGCAGAACGTCCACCGAGCTCAACCACGGCGGTCGGAGACGGCGAAGCATGAAGACTTCAGTTTCGTAGCCGAAACTCAGCCGTTAGAGAAGGAAAAGGAGACCCCGGAGGTGGTTACGGAGAAGCTACCAGAAGCGGTGGTGAAAGCAGAGGAGGAGAAGATGTGTTTAGTGGTTGTGGCCAAACCGGAAAATCCGACTCCGGTTGAGAAGCCTCTTGTTTCGGCTAGGATCGGTCAACGCAAAATGGTCAAGACCACCACAGCAG AACGAAACTCTTTGAAAGCGTTGAGAGTGGCGAAGCCAAAGAGGCAAGAGACTCTAGAGAATACGTGGAAGATGATAACGGAAGGGAAACCGTTGACTAGCTATTACCGGAGACCAGACACGTTCGGACTTGGCGTAGAAGATTCCAACAAGACGAAACCATTCGGTTTAAAGAACGCGGAGACGCTTACCGATCGAACTAAGTACTACCTGTCACCGGCCGTGTCGCGTAGTCGAAATGAGCTGAATGTAAGAGCGGAAGCGTTTATAAAAAAGTGCAACGACGAAAGGTTCGAGTCGATGAGACAGGACACAGAAGTGACTCGTCGTGGTCTTTCGTTTTAG
- the LOC106292455 gene encoding protein STRUBBELIG isoform X2 → MSFTSRQVFLVLSVLALTTMPFSAGVTNLRDVSAINNLYITLGAPSLHRWLAFGGDPCGEKWQGVVCDSSNITEIRIHGMKVGGSLSDTLADFSSIQVMDFSDNHISGTIPQALPSTILNLSLSSNRFTGNIPFTLSFLTELSELSLGNNVLSGEIPDYFQQDLSSNILEGRLPPSMGDLAALKILYLQDNKLIGTLDVIEDLSLTDLNVANNLFSGPIPPNLLKVPNFKKDGTPFNTSIITPPPPAADPPPATHHAPPLPRVPPVSNIPPAPFSPLLPSPPPPPLVWSPPSDNVGGDPWNPVSGQPTLQISPPSGSGSGKFWSTQRIILVVSSVAIIVLVSGLCVTLWRCCKGKKYNRYGADARKDFQRPYFNKPPSQPTPTLGKVSREPMVKPYDGYGGGDRKYGYPMPPPRPEESRRAIPPASYYNKDVQKPLQQPPRRFQSNDDAAASKRAAHFPPGLNSSSSATVFTVASLQQYTNGFSEELIVGEGSLGNVYRAVFPHGKYLAVKKLSNTINKTQSDGEFLNLVSNVLKLKRGNILEFLGYCNEYGQRLLVYEYCPNGSLQDALHLDRKLHKKLTWNVRINIALGASKALQFLHEVCQPPVVHQNFKSSKVLLDEKLSVRVADSGLAYMLPPRPTSQMAGYAAPEVEYGSYTCQSDVYSLGVVMLELLTGRRPFDRTRPRGHQTLAQWAIPRLHDIDALTRMVDPSLHGAYPKKSLSRFADIISRSLQMEPGFRPPVSEIVQDLQHMI, encoded by the exons ATGAGCTTTACAAGTCGACAAGTGTTTCTTGTTCTCTCTGTTTTAGCCTTGACAACAATGCCCTTCTCCGCTGGAGTCACCAATCTTCGAGATG TTTCAGCGATAAATAACTTGTACATTACTTTGGGAGCACCGTCTCTACATCGGTGGCTTGCTTTTGGAGGAGACCCTTGTGGAGAAAAGTGGCAAGGTGTTGTCTGTGATTCCTCAAACATCACTGAAAT AAGGATACACGGCATGAAGGTGGGTGGAAGCTTAAGTGACACCCTCGCTGATTTTTCATCTATCCAAGTCAT GGACTTCAGTGACAATCACATCTCAGGGACAATTCCACAGGCTTTGCCTTCTACCATCCTAAACCT ATCTCTCTCTAGCAACCGCTTCACTGGGAATATACCCTTTACACTGTCCTTTTTAACCGAGTTGTCAGAACT GTCGTTAGGGAACAATGTTTTATCAGGAGAGATTCCAGATTACTTTCAGCA GGACTTATCTTCTAACATACTGGAGGGCCGTTTACCTCCCTCAATGGGAGACTTAGCTGCTCTCAAGATACT ATATCTGCAGGACAACAAGCTCATTGGAACGCTTGATGTTATAGAAGATCTCTCCTTAACCGATTT GAATGTAGCAAACAACTTATTCTCTGGACCTATACCTCCAAATCTATTAAAAGTCCCAAACTTCAA AAAAGATGGAACTCCATTCAATACATCAATTATAACACCGCCTCCACCTGCTGCTGATCCTCCTCCCGCTACTCACCATGCTCCTCCTCTTCCTCGTGTCCCTCCTGTCTCCAATATTCCCCCTGCTCCTTTTTCTCCACTGCTACCATCACCACCACCACCACCTTTGGTTTGGTCACCACCTTCTGATAATGTAGGAGGTGATCCCTGGAACCCTGTGTCAGGACAACCAACCTTGCAAATATCACCTCCTTCAGGTTCAGGGTCAGGAAAATTCTGGTCCACACAGAGAATCATTCTAGTCGTGTCCTCAGTAGCCATCATTGTTCTCGTATCCGGCTTGTGTGTTACACTTTGGAGATGTTGCAAAGGCAAGAAGTATAACAGATACGGAGCTGATGCTCGTAAAGACTTTCAACGACCATACTTCAATAAACCTCCATCTCAACCAACCCCCACTTTGGGAAAAG TTTCTAGGGAGCCTATGGTTAAGCCTTACGATGGATACGGAGGTGGAGACAGGAAGTATGGTTATCCTATGCCGCCACCACGGCCTGAAGAGAGCAGGAGAGCGATTCCTCCTGCTTCATATTACAACAAGGATGTGCAGAAGCCGTTACAACAACCACCGAGGCGTTTCCAGTCTAATGACGATGCTGCTGCTTCAAAGAGAGCAGCTCATTTTCCTCCGGGGTTGAATTCTTCATCTTCGGCTACTGTTTTCACCGTTGCTTCACTTCAGCAGTACACAAATGGTTTCTCTGAAGAGCTTATCGTCGGTGAAGGGTCGCTTGGTAATGTTTACAGAGCCGTCTTTCCTCATGGCAAG TATCTTGCGGTGAAGAAGCTGAGCAATACAATCAACAAAACGCAGAGTGATGGGGAATTCCTCAACCTAGTCTCCAATGTCTTGAAGCTTAAACGAGGGAATATATTGGAGTTTCTTGGTTACTGTAACGAGTATGGTCAGAGGCTGCTTGTGTATGAGTACTGTCCTAATGGATCGCTTCAAGATGCATTGCATTTGGATCGCAAACTGCACAAGAAGCTCACGTGGAATGTGCGTATTAATATTGCGTTAGGAGCTTCCAAGGCACTACA GTTCCTTCATGAGGTATGCCAACCGCCGGTTGTACACCAGAACTTCAAGTCTTCCAAGGTTCTCCTTGATGAAAAGCTATCAGTCCGTGTTGCAGACAGCGGTTTGGCTTACATGTTGCCACCACGTCCAACGAGTCAG ATGGCGGGTTATGCGGCTCCTGAGGTGGAGTATGGAAGCTACACTTGTCAGAGCGATGTATATAGCCTTGGTGTTGTGATGTTAGAGCTGCTCACTGGTCGCAGACCATTTGACAG GACGAGGCCGAGGGGACATCAGACACTAGCGCAGTGGGCTATACCTAGGCTTCATGACATCGATGCGTTGACAAGAATGGTTGATCCGTCGTTACATGGAGCATATCCGAAGAAATCTTTGTCACGTTTTGCAGATATCATATCACGTTCTCTCCAG ATGGAACCAGGATTCAGACCGCCCGTATCAGAAATTGTCCAAGATCTTCAACATATGATCTAA
- the LOC106292459 gene encoding uncharacterized protein LOC106292459 isoform X1, producing the protein MEHGLPSMKSIKSLKSFVKRRNNPQDVGKSGWKVKPFLALICTALLIFWYRTTNIQFEETELEEADYPFDMAMESEPVDAKLKGLPRGILQPRSDLELKPLWSSNSLRAKGVEMTNRNLLAVPVGIKQKGNVDAMVKKFLPANFTVVLFHYDGNMDKWWDLEWSSKAIHIVAQNQTKWWFAKRFLHPDVVSIYDYVFLWDEDLGVENFTPERYLKIVKVEGLEISQPALDRNSTEIHHKITLRSKTKKFHRRVYINRGTKKCSNTSEDPPCTGFVEGMAPVFSRAAWFCTWNLIQNDLVHGWGMDMKLGYCAQGDRKMKVGIVDREYIFHQGIQTLGESVQSDKKTRARDVRTNRHGHTTFDSRTSIRRQSTWELQRFEERWKKAVEEDKNWIDPFSSSSKTKQKSNSVSNRRLKRGNTRRVKHKRSQETVTA; encoded by the exons ATGGAACATGGTTTGCCGTCTATGAAGTCGATCAAATCATTGAAGTCATTTGTCAAGAGAAGAAACAATCCTCAAGATGTT GGTAAATCCGGGTGGAAAGTGAAGCCCTTTCTGGCTCTCATATGTACAGCACTTTTGATCTTTTGGTATAGGACCACTAATATTCAATTCGAAGAGACAGAG CTAGAGGAAGCAGATTATCCCTTTGACATGGCAATG GAATCTGAACCAGTCGATGCGAAACTAAAAGGCTTGCCGCGTGGTATCTTACAGCCTAGATCGGACCTTGAACTAAAGCCTCTCTGGTCTAGTAATAGTTTAAGGGCAAAG GGTGTTGAAATGACTAACCGTAACTTGTTGGCCGTACCAGTAGGCATTAAGCAAAAGGGTAATGTCGACGCCATGGTAAAGAAG TTTCTTCCAGCGAATTTCACGGTTGTTCTTTTCCATTACGATGGAAATATGGATAAATGGTGGGATCTTGAGTGGAGTTCAAAGGCCATACATATAGTTGCACAGAACCAGACGAAATG GTGGTTTGCAAAACGATTTCTCCATCCGGACGTTGTATCCATTTATGATTATGTTTTTCTTTGGGATGAGGATCTTGGAGTTGAGAACTTCACACCAGAGAG GTACTTGAAGATAGTTAAGGTAGAAGGACTGGAGATATCTCAACCGGCTTTGGACCGAAACTCGACTGAAATCCACCACAAGATCACACTCCGTTCCAAAACAAAGAAATTTCATAG GAGAGTTTACATAAATAGAGGCACTAAGAAATGTTCTAATACTAGTGAAGATCCTCCTTGCACAGG ATTTGTTGAAGGAATGGCTCCTGTGTTTTCAAGAGCTGCTTGGTTTTGCACTTGGAACCTTATACAG AATGATTTGGTTCATGGATGGGGAATGGATATGAAGCTTGGGTATTGTGCACAG GGAGACAGGAAGATGAAGGTAGGGATCGTGGATAGAGAGTACATCTTTCATCAAGGCATTCAAACTTTAGGGGAAAGTGTACAATCTGATAAGAAG ACCAGAGCTCGTGATGTTAGGACTAAC AGACATGGCCATACAACATTTGATTCAAGAACCTCG ATAAGGAGGCAGTCGACGTGGGAGCTTCAAAGGTTTGAAGAACGATGGAAAAAAGCGGTGGAAGAAGACAAGAACTGGATTGATCCATTTTCATCGAGCTCGAAGACAAAGCAGAAAAGTAACAGCGTTAGTAACAGAAGACTAAAGCGTGGTAACACTCGCAGGGTGAAGCATAAGAGAAGTCAAGAGACAGTTACAGCATAA
- the LOC106293522 gene encoding uncharacterized protein LOC106293522: protein MGCCISATATATATTDKKNEPVSGKKTALPPVAVVEEETVVKEVLSETTLVTSLNDNSAMETTTNKVPEEEEEEEKKPGAVDASPDPVLTENGSVEPGKGSEVSEICSLSESLLSIVSGYEEEEVKQMKPQGVRQRSPAKYRDRVMANNYPTRRSDMSPRKRNTEGGEGAGSVRLVPSGAGQRDPTERSERRRSRSPAVNRPVMVGPSRNHYASTDNGGVMMKKGQSPGRVRPYPNKNGSEQDCHRQWPSQNDNSTSNDSFENPLVSLECFIFL from the coding sequence ATGGGTTGTTGCATCTCCGCCACCGCCACGGCCACTGCCACCACCGACAAGAAAAATGAGCCTGTCTCTGGAAAGAAAACAGCACTGCCTCCAGTAGCCGTTGTCGAGGAAGAGACAGTAGTCAAAGAAGTCTTGTCCGAAACCACATTGGTAACTTCACTAAACGACAATTCGGCAATGGAAACGACAACGAACAAGGTTCCAGAAGAGGAGGAGGAGGAGGAGAAGAAACCCGGAGCTGTCGATGCTTCTCCAGACCCGGTTTTAACCGAGAACGGTTCGGTTGAACCGGGGAAAGGATCGGAGGTCTCAGAAATCTGCAGTTTGAGCGAGAGCTTGCTTTCTATCGTGAGTGGGTACGAGGAGGAAGAAGTGAAACAGATGAAACCGCAGGGAGTGAGACAGAGGTCTCCGGCGAAATATCGGGACCGGGTCATGGCTAATAATTACCCGACCCGGAGAAGCGATATGTCTCCACGTAAAAGAAACACCGAAGGAGGAGAAGGAGCTGGCTCGGTGAGGCTGGTGCCATCGGGTGCGGGTCAGAGAGACCCGACTGAGAGGTCCGAGAGGAGAAGGTCCAGGTCGCCGGCAGTCAACAGGCCCGTCATGGTGGGGCCGAGTCGGAATCATTATGCAAGTACGGACAATGGTGGTGTAATGATGAAAAAAGGTCAGTCTCCGGGCCGGGTGAGACCTTATCCGAATAAAAACGGGTCGGAGCAAGACTGTCATCGTCAGTGGCCGAGTCAGAATGATAATTCTACCTCTAATGATTCGTTTGAAAACCCTCTTGTATCCTTAGAGTGTTTCATTTTTCTATGA
- the LOC106293397 gene encoding uncharacterized protein LOC106293397 produces MRELERLKTTMNHHQWPPIGAPMNLRREEPWKSRFDDSVNAVSFGFVATAILISMFLVMAILERLIRTTTTTTTTNPDSSSGGVLSGMDSRVGFNGAASKLGYQSPKMTVYTNGVSVLMPGDDIPTFIAHPAPVPCPPQRISSQSQHQHSSSSDSSNSNSIQEC; encoded by the exons ATGAGAGAGCTTGAGCGGTTGAAGACGACCATGAACCATCATCAATGGCCACCCATTGGAGCTCCGATGAATCTCCGGCGAGAAGAGCCGTGGAAATCTCGATTTGACGACTCAGTCAACGCCGTCTCGTTCGGTTTCGTCGCAACTGCCATTCTCATCTCAATGTTCCTCGTCATGGCTATCTTAGAGAGACTGATCCGGACCACCACCACTACGACTACTACTAACCCAGATTCCTCTTCTGGTGGGGTCCTTTCGGGTATGGATTCTCGGGTCGGGTTCAACGGCGCAGCATCTAAGCTCGGTTACCAATCTCCAAAG ATGACTGTTTACACAAACGGTGTATCGGTATTGATGCCAGGAGATGATATCCCTACTTTCATCGCGCATCCAGCGCCCGTGCCATGTCCTCCTCAACGCATCAGCTCACAGTCTCAGCATCAACATAGCTCATCGAGTGATTCTTCCAACTCAAACTCCATTCAAGAATGTTGA
- the LOC106292455 gene encoding protein STRUBBELIG isoform X1: MSFTSRQVFLVLSVLALTTMPFSAGVTNLRDVSAINNLYITLGAPSLHRWLAFGGDPCGEKWQGVVCDSSNITEIRIHGMKVGGSLSDTLADFSSIQVMDFSDNHISGTIPQALPSTILNLSLSSNRFTGNIPFTLSFLTELSELSLGNNVLSGEIPDYFQQLTKLTKLDLSSNILEGRLPPSMGDLAALKILYLQDNKLIGTLDVIEDLSLTDLNVANNLFSGPIPPNLLKVPNFKKDGTPFNTSIITPPPPAADPPPATHHAPPLPRVPPVSNIPPAPFSPLLPSPPPPPLVWSPPSDNVGGDPWNPVSGQPTLQISPPSGSGSGKFWSTQRIILVVSSVAIIVLVSGLCVTLWRCCKGKKYNRYGADARKDFQRPYFNKPPSQPTPTLGKVSREPMVKPYDGYGGGDRKYGYPMPPPRPEESRRAIPPASYYNKDVQKPLQQPPRRFQSNDDAAASKRAAHFPPGLNSSSSATVFTVASLQQYTNGFSEELIVGEGSLGNVYRAVFPHGKYLAVKKLSNTINKTQSDGEFLNLVSNVLKLKRGNILEFLGYCNEYGQRLLVYEYCPNGSLQDALHLDRKLHKKLTWNVRINIALGASKALQFLHEVCQPPVVHQNFKSSKVLLDEKLSVRVADSGLAYMLPPRPTSQMAGYAAPEVEYGSYTCQSDVYSLGVVMLELLTGRRPFDRTRPRGHQTLAQWAIPRLHDIDALTRMVDPSLHGAYPKKSLSRFADIISRSLQMEPGFRPPVSEIVQDLQHMI, from the exons ATGAGCTTTACAAGTCGACAAGTGTTTCTTGTTCTCTCTGTTTTAGCCTTGACAACAATGCCCTTCTCCGCTGGAGTCACCAATCTTCGAGATG TTTCAGCGATAAATAACTTGTACATTACTTTGGGAGCACCGTCTCTACATCGGTGGCTTGCTTTTGGAGGAGACCCTTGTGGAGAAAAGTGGCAAGGTGTTGTCTGTGATTCCTCAAACATCACTGAAAT AAGGATACACGGCATGAAGGTGGGTGGAAGCTTAAGTGACACCCTCGCTGATTTTTCATCTATCCAAGTCAT GGACTTCAGTGACAATCACATCTCAGGGACAATTCCACAGGCTTTGCCTTCTACCATCCTAAACCT ATCTCTCTCTAGCAACCGCTTCACTGGGAATATACCCTTTACACTGTCCTTTTTAACCGAGTTGTCAGAACT GTCGTTAGGGAACAATGTTTTATCAGGAGAGATTCCAGATTACTTTCAGCAGTTAACAAAACTGACTAAACT GGACTTATCTTCTAACATACTGGAGGGCCGTTTACCTCCCTCAATGGGAGACTTAGCTGCTCTCAAGATACT ATATCTGCAGGACAACAAGCTCATTGGAACGCTTGATGTTATAGAAGATCTCTCCTTAACCGATTT GAATGTAGCAAACAACTTATTCTCTGGACCTATACCTCCAAATCTATTAAAAGTCCCAAACTTCAA AAAAGATGGAACTCCATTCAATACATCAATTATAACACCGCCTCCACCTGCTGCTGATCCTCCTCCCGCTACTCACCATGCTCCTCCTCTTCCTCGTGTCCCTCCTGTCTCCAATATTCCCCCTGCTCCTTTTTCTCCACTGCTACCATCACCACCACCACCACCTTTGGTTTGGTCACCACCTTCTGATAATGTAGGAGGTGATCCCTGGAACCCTGTGTCAGGACAACCAACCTTGCAAATATCACCTCCTTCAGGTTCAGGGTCAGGAAAATTCTGGTCCACACAGAGAATCATTCTAGTCGTGTCCTCAGTAGCCATCATTGTTCTCGTATCCGGCTTGTGTGTTACACTTTGGAGATGTTGCAAAGGCAAGAAGTATAACAGATACGGAGCTGATGCTCGTAAAGACTTTCAACGACCATACTTCAATAAACCTCCATCTCAACCAACCCCCACTTTGGGAAAAG TTTCTAGGGAGCCTATGGTTAAGCCTTACGATGGATACGGAGGTGGAGACAGGAAGTATGGTTATCCTATGCCGCCACCACGGCCTGAAGAGAGCAGGAGAGCGATTCCTCCTGCTTCATATTACAACAAGGATGTGCAGAAGCCGTTACAACAACCACCGAGGCGTTTCCAGTCTAATGACGATGCTGCTGCTTCAAAGAGAGCAGCTCATTTTCCTCCGGGGTTGAATTCTTCATCTTCGGCTACTGTTTTCACCGTTGCTTCACTTCAGCAGTACACAAATGGTTTCTCTGAAGAGCTTATCGTCGGTGAAGGGTCGCTTGGTAATGTTTACAGAGCCGTCTTTCCTCATGGCAAG TATCTTGCGGTGAAGAAGCTGAGCAATACAATCAACAAAACGCAGAGTGATGGGGAATTCCTCAACCTAGTCTCCAATGTCTTGAAGCTTAAACGAGGGAATATATTGGAGTTTCTTGGTTACTGTAACGAGTATGGTCAGAGGCTGCTTGTGTATGAGTACTGTCCTAATGGATCGCTTCAAGATGCATTGCATTTGGATCGCAAACTGCACAAGAAGCTCACGTGGAATGTGCGTATTAATATTGCGTTAGGAGCTTCCAAGGCACTACA GTTCCTTCATGAGGTATGCCAACCGCCGGTTGTACACCAGAACTTCAAGTCTTCCAAGGTTCTCCTTGATGAAAAGCTATCAGTCCGTGTTGCAGACAGCGGTTTGGCTTACATGTTGCCACCACGTCCAACGAGTCAG ATGGCGGGTTATGCGGCTCCTGAGGTGGAGTATGGAAGCTACACTTGTCAGAGCGATGTATATAGCCTTGGTGTTGTGATGTTAGAGCTGCTCACTGGTCGCAGACCATTTGACAG GACGAGGCCGAGGGGACATCAGACACTAGCGCAGTGGGCTATACCTAGGCTTCATGACATCGATGCGTTGACAAGAATGGTTGATCCGTCGTTACATGGAGCATATCCGAAGAAATCTTTGTCACGTTTTGCAGATATCATATCACGTTCTCTCCAG ATGGAACCAGGATTCAGACCGCCCGTATCAGAAATTGTCCAAGATCTTCAACATATGATCTAA